From the genome of Lentilactobacillus buchneri, one region includes:
- a CDS encoding MFS transporter translates to MAKQSKVYTPRKITVWRGIGYGIVDFVGGGSMTIIGAWMLFFYTSYCNLTAVQGASIIGAARVADAICSLLMGSLTDNFYKTKLGQRFGRRHFFLLIGSPLMLLYITLWIAGMNYWYYFATYMIFEVISSAMMIPYETLPNEMTDDYNQRTKLSSARMFISAGATFLATFIPGQLFAIMGQHSPIPFLVNGTLFAIIFAIGVYVCYAVTWEKPVTPQMRAELEKDSVNEGSLLHRFWGLLCDYGSTLRIKSFRKHLLIYLFSFTGKDTFNTVFAYFCIYCLGLSATVAANMLSLSLIGLVVTIVAGFGMVKYGPKFLYEVGYGLMLLMLVGYYLIFQLHVTNHVILILFFISLFYQIGRATLEFTPWNVFPFIPDLDEIVTKRRRAGVFAAVMSFTRKSTVAVATIAVGFILDSNGFAKNAASQSPQAQHAIAAILLFGTGGLIILALLEALTFKLNKQTHQIVLEEITRLRNGGKKADVEPKVAQTVTDLTGVPYDKVWPDDK, encoded by the coding sequence ATGGCAAAACAAAGTAAAGTTTATACCCCACGAAAGATCACCGTCTGGCGTGGGATTGGTTATGGGATTGTTGATTTTGTCGGTGGTGGTTCGATGACCATCATCGGTGCGTGGATGCTATTTTTCTATACATCATATTGTAATTTAACTGCCGTTCAAGGGGCCTCAATTATTGGTGCCGCCCGGGTAGCTGACGCAATCTGTAGTTTATTGATGGGGAGTCTGACCGATAATTTTTATAAGACGAAGTTGGGGCAACGATTTGGTCGCCGGCACTTCTTCTTACTAATCGGTTCGCCACTTATGTTGCTCTACATTACGCTGTGGATCGCAGGGATGAATTATTGGTATTACTTCGCCACTTATATGATTTTTGAAGTCATTTCCAGTGCGATGATGATTCCCTATGAAACATTACCAAATGAAATGACGGATGATTATAATCAGCGAACCAAATTATCATCTGCTAGAATGTTCATCTCGGCTGGGGCAACTTTCTTGGCAACCTTTATTCCGGGACAATTATTTGCCATCATGGGTCAGCATAGCCCCATCCCGTTCTTAGTAAACGGAACGTTATTTGCGATTATTTTTGCAATTGGCGTTTACGTTTGTTACGCGGTTACTTGGGAAAAACCAGTTACTCCTCAAATGCGCGCAGAGCTTGAGAAAGATTCAGTCAATGAAGGCTCATTGCTTCATCGCTTCTGGGGACTCCTGTGTGACTATGGGTCAACGCTTCGAATTAAGAGCTTCAGAAAGCATCTGTTGATCTATTTATTCTCGTTTACTGGAAAAGATACCTTCAACACTGTGTTTGCTTACTTCTGCATTTATTGTCTGGGACTTTCAGCGACGGTTGCAGCCAACATGCTATCACTGTCATTAATTGGGTTGGTCGTTACAATCGTTGCCGGATTTGGAATGGTCAAATACGGACCGAAGTTCTTGTATGAAGTCGGTTACGGGTTAATGCTGTTGATGCTTGTGGGTTACTATCTGATATTCCAGCTGCACGTCACCAACCATGTGATCTTGATTTTATTCTTCATTTCACTGTTCTATCAAATTGGGCGGGCAACCTTGGAATTCACACCGTGGAACGTCTTTCCATTCATTCCCGACTTGGATGAAATTGTCACTAAACGTCGACGTGCCGGTGTCTTTGCGGCTGTCATGAGTTTCACTCGTAAATCAACTGTCGCTGTCGCAACGATTGCAGTTGGATTTATTTTGGACAGTAACGGCTTTGCCAAGAATGCCGCCAGCCAGTCGCCTCAAGCTCAGCACGCCATTGCAGCGATCCTGCTCTTTGGGACTGGCGGACTGATTATCCTGGCATTGTTGGAAGCTTTGACCTTCAAACTTAACAAACAGACACATCAAATTGTCCTTGAAGAGATTACCAGGCTTCGAAATGGTGGTAAAAAGGCAGATGTTGAGCCAAAGGTTGCCCAGACTGTTACTGATCTAACCGGTGTTCCTTATGACAAAGTTTGGCCCGACGATAAATGA
- a CDS encoding family 78 glycoside hydrolase catalytic domain, whose translation MTNNQQELLIPTHLNVNLLRFPYNVDKSPRFSWWDHSNISNSQQTAYQVVISKRLHQLANQEYIFDTGWVQSSENTGVAIPQIEQVLDAGELYYWQVRIKDNFNNISDFSQPEKFISTDKPQVEPIHGIWADRGPKSDNELPKLGNVVFIRSPRFDLNLVDVDTAVITAFSRGNEPLFIQGFDLLVNGTNVGVGSAHRQVHYQGTDKTGIYYNKYDVTEELINGENVISVMATAKSNRKAFWCKLEVYLTDGTKKQIIVTDKNWHVLDGSTAFGDYGVKIRSLYFGMVSENVDLRYYPQGWSEVEYNDDNWPAVWVNPQSMVSDEEVFIPYRSENTRRFETHEPSKKVIKLGDQDYLVDLGKEIIGSLKVNLQSLLNQRVTILMGEQLQDDGHVRHHLAAGPDYVENWTFVKGQNQFTTLQVKNFRYIELVGFQGNLNENDIDGWAIEQPFESQESAFDSDNDLLNREYEMSKYTIKATNQDVYVDSQARERRPYEGDLLVNGNTSFVVSSKYSLNRHSMDYLIDNPTWPEDYKLYSIEMAWQDYLYTGNDEFLKNRYTDLTYKLNRGKNEESFDGASQDFKGSLKNTKGDDNFDEEVGLVTNDGLIDWPIPERDGFVEGEYNTPFNAIFYGAYLSMSKIADVVGHHADADHYRSRAARIKKELINRMYDPKTGRFYDSMNKDLSINKHTSHHATAYALCYGVYTDQQMADKMSRFVANDGKFVGSIYFIYFMLKGLIDSGHADDAVRLLTNPDDRKDQKTFAAILNTLKATIAPEAWSNHYKPNMTMSHPWGATPGLTIVQGIMGINPTKPGFENFSVKIRPGSLHRVSVETPSAKGIIKATLTVGTDEQIVTVHVPMNAKGTVILPDGSHLMTIQDRNGTDLEGMLTKTGQIVLGSGNYQISYRTN comes from the coding sequence ATGACTAACAATCAACAAGAATTATTAATTCCTACTCACCTGAACGTGAACTTATTACGGTTTCCTTACAACGTCGATAAGTCCCCAAGATTCAGCTGGTGGGATCACAGCAATATTTCAAATAGCCAACAAACGGCCTATCAGGTGGTGATTTCCAAACGCCTTCATCAATTGGCCAATCAAGAATATATCTTTGATACGGGCTGGGTACAATCCTCCGAAAATACGGGTGTTGCAATTCCTCAAATTGAGCAGGTCTTGGATGCTGGGGAGCTGTATTATTGGCAAGTTCGGATCAAGGATAATTTCAACAATATCAGTGATTTTTCCCAACCCGAAAAATTCATCAGTACTGATAAGCCTCAAGTAGAGCCGATCCATGGGATTTGGGCAGATCGTGGGCCTAAGTCGGATAATGAACTGCCCAAATTAGGAAACGTTGTTTTTATTCGTAGTCCACGCTTTGATCTTAACCTGGTAGATGTTGATACGGCGGTTATCACCGCATTTTCCAGGGGTAATGAGCCACTGTTTATCCAAGGCTTTGATTTGCTGGTGAATGGTACCAACGTTGGTGTTGGATCGGCTCACCGTCAAGTCCATTATCAAGGAACTGACAAAACTGGGATTTACTATAACAAATACGATGTCACTGAAGAATTGATCAATGGTGAAAACGTCATTTCTGTCATGGCAACTGCCAAGTCGAATCGAAAGGCCTTCTGGTGCAAACTCGAAGTCTACCTAACAGATGGGACTAAGAAGCAGATAATCGTGACCGACAAAAATTGGCACGTTTTAGACGGTAGCACGGCCTTTGGCGATTATGGTGTAAAAATCCGCAGCTTGTATTTCGGCATGGTGTCTGAAAATGTTGATTTGCGCTACTACCCACAAGGCTGGTCGGAGGTCGAATATAACGATGACAACTGGCCGGCAGTATGGGTTAATCCACAATCGATGGTTTCCGATGAGGAAGTTTTTATTCCTTACCGTAGTGAAAATACCCGGCGATTTGAAACCCATGAGCCAAGTAAAAAGGTGATCAAGTTAGGTGATCAGGATTACCTGGTTGACTTGGGAAAAGAAATTATTGGAAGTCTTAAGGTTAATCTTCAAAGTCTACTTAATCAACGGGTCACGATTTTGATGGGTGAGCAGCTCCAAGATGATGGACACGTTCGTCATCATCTAGCAGCTGGCCCCGATTATGTTGAAAACTGGACGTTTGTGAAGGGACAGAATCAATTCACTACTCTTCAGGTTAAAAACTTCCGCTATATTGAACTGGTTGGCTTCCAAGGCAACCTAAATGAAAATGATATTGATGGATGGGCGATTGAGCAACCATTTGAATCTCAAGAATCCGCCTTTGACAGTGATAATGACCTACTCAACCGCGAATATGAGATGTCCAAGTATACGATCAAAGCAACTAACCAGGATGTTTACGTTGATTCCCAAGCCCGTGAGCGACGGCCGTACGAAGGTGATCTGTTAGTCAACGGCAATACCAGTTTCGTTGTTTCATCTAAATACTCGCTCAATCGCCATAGTATGGATTACTTAATTGATAATCCAACGTGGCCCGAAGATTACAAGCTCTACAGTATTGAAATGGCTTGGCAGGATTATCTCTACACCGGTAATGATGAGTTCTTGAAGAATCGATATACTGATTTGACTTACAAGCTTAATCGCGGGAAAAACGAAGAGAGTTTTGACGGCGCTTCACAAGACTTTAAAGGATCTTTGAAAAATACCAAAGGCGACGACAACTTTGACGAAGAAGTTGGCCTTGTTACCAACGATGGGTTGATTGATTGGCCGATTCCTGAACGCGATGGTTTTGTCGAAGGTGAGTACAATACACCATTCAACGCAATTTTCTATGGCGCTTATCTGAGCATGAGTAAAATTGCTGACGTTGTTGGGCATCACGCAGATGCCGACCATTACCGAAGTCGGGCTGCCCGCATTAAAAAGGAATTAATTAATCGAATGTATGACCCCAAAACTGGTCGTTTCTACGACTCGATGAATAAAGACCTTTCGATTAATAAGCATACATCTCATCACGCAACAGCTTATGCACTGTGCTATGGCGTTTATACCGATCAGCAGATGGCCGATAAGATGAGCCGATTTGTCGCTAATGATGGCAAATTTGTTGGCAGTATCTACTTCATTTACTTTATGCTCAAAGGTTTAATCGACAGCGGTCATGCCGATGACGCGGTACGTCTCCTAACTAACCCAGACGACCGTAAAGATCAAAAGACGTTTGCGGCCATCTTGAATACTTTGAAGGCGACGATTGCCCCTGAGGCTTGGAGCAATCACTATAAACCTAATATGACGATGTCTCATCCGTGGGGAGCGACCCCCGGATTGACGATCGTGCAAGGGATTATGGGAATCAACCCAACCAAGCCGGGATTCGAAAACTTTAGTGTCAAAATTCGGCCGGGCAGCCTCCACCGTGTGAGCGTTGAAACGCCATCAGCAAAAGGGATTATTAAGGCCACTCTAACAGTGGGAACCGATGAACAGATTGTCACTGTCCACGTTCCAATGAATGCAAAGGGAACAGTGATACTGCCTGATGGTAGTCATTTAATGACGATTCAAGATCGTAATGGAACTGATTTGGAGGGGATGCTTACGAAGACTGGTCAGATTGTTTTAGGATCCGGCAATTATCAAATCTCATATCGTACCAACTAA
- a CDS encoding MFS transporter: MKNLGRYWNLSVSAGLGSMLGSGIIVGLASTITVWQMGLNLTNGQVGIISGALTFAIAFGSIFGSRFADKVGIVAIFDWVNFLYAIGAGICVFANGYLMLLAGVVICGVASGTDLPVSLTVISRDAPNQKMASEMVASTQIFWQVGQFVSTGAAFVVSTMSVTGGRIVFGFFAITALILWVWRTFTKGIRVLHKEAAERLAAKEAQLDEKPTEKASVIQVLFRSSRSKIYIRLFAAIAIYYIFWNFVANTFGQFTTFMFVKAGASQTLSTGIGLGLHIAALFILGFYVTIAGSAKRNTWFTLGVIFALIAMGGLAIFGATSIALIVAFMLVWGVGSMLSGEAIYKVWTQESFPEEIRASIQGFINGVSRFLCGILAMFTPLLVLPSTIKMTMWGFVGIVAIFGLAGFAMIHYEKKYNMINGDEASKAAAAKEADNTAAAK, from the coding sequence ATGAAAAATCTAGGAAGATATTGGAACTTGAGTGTCTCGGCTGGTCTGGGATCGATGCTTGGTTCAGGAATTATTGTTGGTTTGGCAAGTACGATTACCGTCTGGCAGATGGGACTGAATTTAACCAACGGTCAAGTCGGGATTATTTCCGGTGCGTTAACCTTTGCCATTGCTTTTGGATCAATTTTTGGGAGTCGATTTGCCGATAAAGTTGGGATTGTGGCAATCTTTGATTGGGTGAATTTCCTTTATGCAATTGGTGCCGGTATTTGTGTCTTCGCAAACGGGTATCTCATGTTACTGGCAGGGGTTGTGATTTGTGGGGTTGCTTCTGGAACTGACCTGCCAGTATCGTTGACGGTGATTTCCAGGGATGCACCTAACCAGAAGATGGCTTCTGAAATGGTTGCTTCAACTCAAATTTTCTGGCAAGTTGGTCAATTTGTTTCAACTGGTGCTGCCTTCGTTGTTTCTACGATGAGTGTTACTGGTGGACGAATTGTGTTTGGTTTCTTCGCCATCACTGCTTTGATTCTTTGGGTATGGCGGACATTCACCAAAGGAATTCGTGTTCTCCACAAAGAAGCTGCAGAACGATTAGCTGCCAAAGAAGCACAACTGGACGAAAAGCCAACCGAAAAAGCTTCAGTTATTCAGGTACTCTTTAGAAGTTCACGAAGCAAGATTTACATCCGATTATTTGCTGCAATTGCTATCTACTACATTTTCTGGAACTTTGTTGCCAACACGTTCGGTCAATTCACAACCTTCATGTTCGTTAAAGCCGGTGCCTCACAGACATTATCGACTGGTATTGGTTTGGGACTGCACATCGCTGCGCTGTTTATCTTAGGCTTCTACGTAACGATTGCTGGTTCCGCAAAACGAAATACTTGGTTCACCCTTGGCGTTATCTTTGCACTGATCGCAATGGGTGGTCTGGCAATCTTTGGAGCCACTTCGATTGCCTTGATCGTTGCCTTCATGCTCGTTTGGGGTGTTGGAAGTATGCTCTCAGGTGAAGCTATTTACAAAGTTTGGACACAGGAATCATTCCCTGAAGAAATTCGTGCAAGTATCCAAGGATTTATCAATGGGGTTTCACGTTTCCTTTGTGGAATTTTAGCAATGTTCACACCATTGTTGGTCCTTCCAAGTACTATCAAGATGACAATGTGGGGATTCGTTGGTATCGTTGCAATCTTCGGCCTGGCTGGATTTGCAATGATCCATTATGAAAAGAAATACAACATGATTAATGGTGATGAAGCAAGCAAAGCTGCCGCTGCTAAAGAAGCAGATAACACAGCTGCTGCCAAGTAA
- a CDS encoding PstS family phosphate ABC transporter substrate-binding protein — translation MLPALFLNAVYWYRYNRKNQFANYHRQIWALLVALIYYFGSLTVVLAAARYSYLDTAIYYPAAILPYNLSALFLAWGLFYHNLGWMFVGTFWSAVLGIFIYQWQAKELPKLHRGQIMGLIIIFLISGLPIYQNFANSLKYTDTYGSNSLNLNKYRPFRNSRSLAKLNHPTSVKITANYPRLNGATALYPMYSAIAQTLYPKVSTKQGSQLVRVDSTPKAFDSLLTKKADVIFMASPSKAQFRTAKRHHVYLRLTKIGTEAFVFFVNQKNPVKTLSTGQIQSIYQRKTIFWSSVGGRFASIQPFQRPEGSGSQTAMEQMVMKKHKMVKPLRYQEFDAMDGVFDGVAGYNNRTNAIGYSFRFFATQMMHNRQVKLLKVDGIAPTAKNIRNGKYPLIAHFYAISRDQPSKNSQRLISWLRTDDGQTLINRTGYVGLK, via the coding sequence ATGCTGCCGGCATTGTTCTTGAACGCAGTCTATTGGTATCGCTACAATCGCAAGAATCAATTTGCCAATTATCATCGCCAAATTTGGGCATTGCTGGTTGCCTTAATTTACTATTTCGGTTCACTGACGGTCGTTCTGGCAGCCGCCCGTTACAGCTACTTAGACACGGCCATCTATTATCCAGCCGCCATCCTTCCATATAACCTTTCTGCCCTATTTTTAGCATGGGGGCTGTTCTACCACAATCTCGGCTGGATGTTTGTCGGTACCTTTTGGTCGGCAGTCTTGGGGATTTTCATTTATCAGTGGCAAGCAAAGGAGCTGCCAAAGCTTCATCGTGGTCAAATCATGGGATTAATCATCATTTTTTTAATCAGCGGTTTGCCGATCTACCAAAATTTTGCAAATAGTCTGAAATATACTGATACATACGGTTCAAACTCGCTTAACTTGAACAAATACCGGCCATTCCGCAATAGCAGATCGCTGGCAAAGTTGAACCACCCAACGTCGGTCAAAATCACTGCCAATTATCCGCGGTTAAACGGTGCAACCGCCCTTTATCCCATGTATTCAGCGATTGCCCAAACTCTGTATCCGAAGGTGTCAACTAAACAAGGATCACAGCTGGTAAGAGTTGACTCAACGCCTAAAGCCTTTGATAGTCTGTTAACCAAAAAAGCTGATGTCATTTTCATGGCCAGTCCGTCAAAGGCCCAATTCAGAACCGCTAAACGACACCACGTTTATTTAAGATTGACTAAAATCGGTACCGAAGCATTCGTCTTCTTTGTGAACCAAAAAAATCCAGTCAAGACGCTGTCAACTGGACAAATTCAATCGATCTATCAGCGAAAAACCATCTTCTGGTCAAGTGTCGGCGGGCGATTTGCTTCTATCCAACCGTTTCAACGGCCAGAAGGTTCTGGCAGCCAAACGGCGATGGAGCAGATGGTAATGAAAAAGCACAAAATGGTCAAGCCCTTACGCTATCAGGAATTTGACGCCATGGACGGCGTGTTTGATGGGGTCGCTGGTTACAACAACCGGACCAATGCGATTGGCTACTCATTTAGATTTTTCGCGACGCAAATGATGCACAACAGACAAGTGAAATTATTGAAAGTCGATGGCATTGCGCCAACTGCAAAGAACATCCGCAATGGGAAATATCCCCTCATCGCCCATTTCTACGCCATTTCACGTGACCAACCATCCAAAAATTCTCAACGGCTAATCAGCTGGTTGAGAACTGATGATGGCCAAACTTTGATCAATCGAACCGGATATGTGGGCCTCAAGTGA
- a CDS encoding GntR family transcriptional regulator, with the protein MLDNMRSDAYNEIKYRIIHFDYVPGQKISEKLISQELNLGRTPVREAIIRIEREGLIEVIPQSGTYITKIDMADAKNARFVRSCIEPKIMVDAAVNISDEAIATIQKNLDQQQQTALKNEPDNFFDLDQEFHHAFYKVVDKDTVWNWLQINNTQLNRFRRLRLKETELDWDTLTNQHTAIFNAVKNKDIDDLSFLVTQHLHLMLLEKQKVVDAYPDYFKN; encoded by the coding sequence ATGTTGGATAATATGCGCAGTGACGCTTACAATGAAATTAAATATCGCATCATCCACTTCGACTACGTACCGGGACAGAAGATTTCCGAGAAGCTGATTTCCCAAGAGTTAAATCTTGGCCGAACCCCAGTCAGGGAAGCCATCATCCGTATTGAACGTGAAGGTTTGATCGAAGTGATACCTCAGAGTGGCACCTACATCACTAAAATTGATATGGCAGATGCCAAAAATGCCCGCTTTGTTCGTAGCTGCATTGAGCCCAAGATTATGGTGGACGCCGCTGTCAATATTTCTGATGAGGCCATCGCCACTATTCAGAAAAATTTAGATCAGCAACAGCAGACCGCCCTTAAGAATGAGCCGGATAACTTCTTTGATCTGGACCAGGAATTTCATCACGCTTTTTATAAGGTCGTCGATAAGGATACGGTTTGGAACTGGCTGCAGATTAATAACACCCAGCTCAACCGATTCCGCCGACTACGGTTGAAGGAAACTGAATTGGATTGGGATACGTTAACCAACCAACATACCGCAATTTTTAATGCCGTTAAGAATAAGGATATCGACGATTTGAGCTTCCTGGTTACCCAGCATTTGCATTTGATGCTGCTGGAAAAGCAAAAGGTTGTCGATGCGTATCCGGATTATTTCAAAAATTAG